The Miscanthus floridulus cultivar M001 chromosome 7, ASM1932011v1, whole genome shotgun sequence genome includes a region encoding these proteins:
- the LOC136463366 gene encoding LOW QUALITY PROTEIN: F-box/kelch-repeat protein At1g67480-like (The sequence of the model RefSeq protein was modified relative to this genomic sequence to represent the inferred CDS: deleted 1 base in 1 codon): MSFFESKELIAVRKEVGKLEEWVYVLTPDAGTKGSHWEILECSGQKQSPLPRMPGLTKAGFGVVVIGGKLCVIAGYAADHGKDCVSDEVYQYDSCLNRWTMLAKMNVARCDFACAEVNGVIYVAGGFGPNGESLSSVEVYDLEQNKWTLIEGLRRPRWGCFGCSFEGKLYVIGGRSSFTIGNSRFVDVYNPNNHAWDQVKNGCVMVTAHAVLGEKLFCIEWKNQRSLAIFNPTDNNWQKVPVPLTGSSSTHFSFGVHEDKLLLFPLEEEPGYQTLMYDPAAPMGSEWCTSKLKPSGSCLCSVTIKA, encoded by the exons ATGTCGTTTTTTGAGAGCAAGGAACTCATAGCTGTGAGGAAGGAGGTTGGGAAACTTGAGGAGTGGGTGTATGTCTTGACTCCAGATGCTGGCACAAAGGGGTCGCACTGGGAGATTTTAGAGTGTTCAGGGCAAAAGCAGAGCCCTCTTCCGCGAATGCCTGGACTAACCAAAGCTGGGTTTGGTGTGGTTGTTATTGGTGGGAAGCTCTGTGTTATCGCGGGCTATGCTGCTGACCATGGAAAAGACTGTGTTTCAGATGAGGTTTATCAATATGATTCTTGCCTCAACAG GTGGACTATGCTTGCTAAGATGAATGTAGCTCGGTGTGACTTTGCCTGTGCAGAGGTCAATGGGGTGATCTATGTTGCTGGTGGATTTGGTCCAAATGGCGAGAGTTTATCTAGCGTTGAAGTTTATGACCTAGAACAGAATAAATGGACATTGATTGAGGGTCTACGCAGACCAAGGTGGGGCTGCTTCGGGTGCAGCTTTGAAGGGAAGCTCTATGTCATAGGTGGCCGTTCAAGCTTCACAATTGGCAACTCCCGTTTTGTTGACGTGTACAATCCTAATAACCATGCCTGGGACCAGGTCAAGAACGGCTGTGTGATGGTCACAGCTCATGCAGTCCTCGGTGAGAAGCTCTTCTGCATCGAATGGAAGAACCAGCGGTCTCTAGCAATCTTCAACCCG ACTGACAACAACTGGCAGAAGGTCCCTGTGCCGCTTACTGGTAGCTCAAGCACTCATTTTTCCTTCGGGGTACATGAGGACAAGCTGCTGCTCTTCCCTCTGGAGGAAGAGCCTGGGTATCAGACGCTGATGTATGATCCTGCAGCTCCGATGGGGTCTGAGTGGTGCACATCGAAGCTGAAGCCGTCAGGTTCTTGCCTGTGCAGCGTGACCATCAAAGCCTGA
- the LOC136463367 gene encoding F-box/kelch-repeat protein At1g67480-like, which yields MLAVSQEQLAHSQTCFRARMQLKPPTRPKLYSGLMPQEEFDSYCDLIPGLPEDLAKICLALVPRTHFPVMGAVSKRWMSFFESKELIAVRKEVGKLEEWVYVLTPDAGTKGSHWEILECSGQKQSPLPRMPGLTKAGFGVVVIGGKLFVIAGYAADHGKDCVSDEVYQYDSCLNRWTMLAKMNVARCDFACAEVNGVIYVAGGFGPNGESLSSVEVYDLEQNKWTLIEGLRRPRWGCFGCSFEGKLYVIGGRSSFTIGNSRFVDVYNPNNHAWDQVKNGCVMVTAHAVLGEKLFCIEWKNQRSLAIFNPADNNWQKVPVPLTGSSSTRFSFGVHEDKLLLFPLEEEPGYQTLMYDPAAPMGSEWCTSKLKPSGSCLCSVTIKA from the exons ATGCTTGCTGTGTCACAAGAACAGCTTGCTCATTCACAGACGTGCTTCCGAGCTAGGATGCAGCTCAAGCCTCCTACAAGACCCAAACTTTATTCAGGGCTTATGCCCCAGGAGGAATTCGATTCATACTGTGATCTAATACCAGGCTTGCCTGAAGACTTGGCAAAGATATGTCTTGCCCTTGTCCCTCGTACTCATTTTCCTGTCATGGGTGCAGTTTCCAAGAGGTGGATGTCGTTTTTTGAGAGCAAGGAACTCATAGCTGTGAGGAAGGAGGTTGGGAAACTTGAGGAGTGGGTGTATGTCTTGACTCCAGATGCTGGCACAAAGGGGTCGCACTGGGAGATTTTAGAGTGTTCAGGGCAAAAGCAGAGCCCTCTTCCGCGAATGCCTGGACTAACCAAAGCTGGGTTTGGTGTGGTTGTTATTGGTGGGAAGCTCTTTGTTATCGCGGGCTATGCTGCTGACCATGGAAAAGACTGTGTTTCAGATGAGGTTTATCAATATGATTCTTGCCTCAACAG GTGGACTATGCTTGCTAAGATGAATGTAGCTCGGTGTGACTTTGCCTGTGCAGAGGTCAATGGGGTGATCTATGTTGCTGGTGGATTTGGTCCAAATGGCGAGAGTTTATCTAGCGTTGAAGTTTATGACCTAGAACAGAATAAATGGACATTGATTGAGGGTCTACGCAGACCAAGGTGGGGCTGCTTCGGGTGCAGCTTTGAAGGGAAGCTCTATGTCATAGGTGGCCGTTCAAGCTTCACAATTGGCAACTCCCGTTTTGTTGACGTGTACAATCCTAATAACCATGCCTGGGACCAGGTCAAGAACGGCTGTGTGATGGTCACAGCTCATGCAGTCCTCGGTGAGAAGCTCTTCTGCATCGAATGGAAGAACCAGCGGTCTCTAGCAATCTTCAACCCGGCTGACAACAACTGGCAGAAGGTCCCTGTGCCGCTTACTGGTAGCTCAAGCACTCGTTTTTCCTTCGGGGTACATGAGGACAAGCTGCTGCTCTTCCCTCTGGAGGAAGAGCCTGGGTATCAGACGCTGATGTATGATCCTGCAGCTCCGATGGGGTCTGAGTGGTGCACATCGAAGCTGAAGCCGTCAGGTTCTTGCCTGTGCAGCGTGACCATCAAAGCCTGA